A portion of the Pseudomonas protegens CHA0 genome contains these proteins:
- a CDS encoding PDR/VanB family oxidoreductase → MIDVLVAARHDEALDICSFELAAADASPLPAFSAGAHIDVHLANGLVRQYSLCNHPAERHRYLIGVLKDPASRGGSSSLHQQLEVGTRLRISEPRNLFALEHAARRSLLFAGGIGITPLLSMAEQLAHSGADFQLHYCARSAQRAAFVQRLQASPFAERVSLHFDEQPDTALDIAQALAGPRDDVHLYVCGPGGFMQHVLDNARAQGWKEQCLHREYFSAAPIDHSADASFAVKLASSGQVFQVPADRSVVQVLQDQGIEVPISCEQGICGTCLIRVLEGVPEHRDLFLTEDEQARNDQFTPCCSRARSPLLVLDL, encoded by the coding sequence ATGATCGACGTACTGGTGGCCGCGCGCCACGACGAAGCCCTGGACATCTGCAGCTTCGAACTGGCCGCGGCCGACGCAAGCCCCCTGCCCGCCTTCAGCGCCGGCGCCCATATCGACGTGCATCTGGCCAACGGCCTGGTGCGCCAATACTCCCTGTGCAACCACCCCGCAGAGCGCCACCGCTACCTGATCGGCGTGCTCAAGGACCCTGCCTCCCGCGGCGGCTCCAGCAGCCTGCACCAGCAACTGGAGGTAGGCACGCGCCTGCGCATCAGCGAGCCACGCAACCTCTTTGCCCTGGAGCACGCAGCACGGCGCAGCCTGCTGTTCGCCGGCGGCATCGGCATTACCCCGCTCCTCAGCATGGCCGAACAGCTGGCCCACAGCGGCGCGGATTTCCAGCTGCACTACTGCGCTCGTTCGGCCCAGCGCGCGGCCTTCGTCCAGCGCTTGCAGGCCTCGCCCTTTGCCGAGCGGGTGAGCCTGCATTTCGACGAACAACCGGACACCGCCCTGGATATCGCCCAGGCCCTGGCCGGGCCCCGGGACGACGTGCACCTGTATGTCTGCGGCCCCGGTGGCTTCATGCAACACGTGCTGGACAACGCCCGGGCCCAGGGCTGGAAGGAGCAATGCCTGCACCGCGAATATTTCAGCGCTGCGCCCATCGACCACAGCGCCGACGCCAGCTTCGCGGTGAAGCTGGCCAGCAGCGGCCAGGTGTTCCAGGTACCGGCCGATCGCAGCGTGGTCCAGGTGCTGCAGGACCAGGGCATCGAAGTGCCGATTTCCTGCGAGCAAGGGATCTGCGGCACCTGCCTGATCCGGGTGCTGGAAGGGGTACCGGAGCACCGCGACCTGTTCCTCACCGAGGACGAGCAGGCGCGCAACGATCAGTTCACGCCCTGCTGTTCCCGGGCCAGGAGCCCGCTGCTGGTGCTGGATCTGTAG
- a CDS encoding GntR family transcriptional regulator: MSKPGQTVLVALRKMIASGELAAGERLMEVPTAELFGVSRMPVRMAFRTLEQEGLLVRFGGRGFQVRSVSAEDIAGAVEVRGVLEGLAARQTAERGLSAEGRAILERCLVEGDALFDKGYVNEEDLELYHDLNMRFHQVIVAGSGNPAIADALARNDHLPFASVTALAVDRQDMAREYRRFNYAHMQHHSIFDALVNGQGARAEALMREHANATLRYAEIFGSAVADERMRLILRPQ, translated from the coding sequence ATGAGCAAACCCGGTCAAACGGTGCTGGTCGCGCTGCGCAAGATGATCGCCTCGGGCGAGTTGGCGGCAGGCGAGCGCTTGATGGAGGTGCCCACCGCCGAGCTGTTCGGGGTGTCACGCATGCCGGTGCGCATGGCCTTTCGCACCCTGGAGCAGGAAGGCCTGCTGGTGCGGTTCGGCGGTCGCGGGTTTCAGGTGCGTTCGGTGAGCGCCGAAGACATCGCCGGGGCGGTGGAGGTGCGCGGGGTGCTGGAAGGCCTGGCGGCGCGCCAGACCGCCGAGCGCGGGCTGTCGGCCGAGGGCCGGGCGATTCTCGAACGCTGCCTGGTCGAGGGCGATGCGCTGTTCGACAAGGGCTATGTCAACGAAGAGGACCTGGAGCTCTATCACGACCTCAACATGCGTTTTCACCAGGTGATCGTGGCGGGCAGCGGCAACCCGGCGATCGCTGATGCCCTGGCGCGCAACGACCACCTGCCTTTCGCCTCGGTCACCGCCCTGGCAGTAGACCGCCAGGACATGGCCCGGGAATACCGGCGCTTCAACTATGCCCACATGCAGCATCACTCGATATTCGATGCCCTGGTCAATGGCCAGGGCGCGCGGGCCGAGGCCCTGATGCGCGAGCATGCCAACGCCACCTTGCGCTATGCCGAGATCTTCGGCTCGGCCGTGGCCGACGAGCGCATGAGGCTGATCCTGCGCCCGCAGTGA
- a CDS encoding OprD family porin, whose protein sequence is MQCRSLVGACLSVGLCVPAWAADDSGFFEGSKTDLLLRNYYFNRDFRDHDAPKGQVEEWAQGFILKFSSGYTPGTVGFGLDAIGLFGLKLDSSRQASGSELLPVHDDGRAADNFGRAGAALKARISATEFKVGELLPDIPLLRYDDGRLLPQTFRGAMLVSREISGLGLQAGQYRAVSLRNSSDMQDLSAWAAPGVKSDGFNYAGAEYRFNQQRTLLGVWHSQLEDIYRQSYFNLLHKQPLGDWTLGANLGYFIDRDDGSARIGRVDSHTAYGLFSASRAGHTLYLGLQKVSGDSPWMSVYGSSGRTLGNDMFNGNFSNAGERSWQVRYDYDFAASGIPGLLAMVRYGRGDSATTKVGNDGHEWERDTEIGYTLQSGTLKNLSLRLNNATNRRSFNSDFDQTRLIVSYPLSL, encoded by the coding sequence ATGCAGTGCCGTTCCCTGGTGGGGGCTTGCTTGTCCGTGGGCCTGTGCGTGCCCGCCTGGGCCGCCGACGACAGCGGTTTTTTCGAGGGGAGCAAGACCGACCTGCTGCTGCGCAACTACTACTTCAACCGGGATTTTCGTGACCATGACGCGCCCAAGGGCCAGGTCGAGGAGTGGGCCCAGGGCTTTATCCTCAAGTTCAGCTCCGGCTACACCCCGGGCACCGTGGGCTTTGGCCTGGACGCCATCGGCCTGTTCGGCCTCAAGCTCGACAGCAGTCGCCAGGCCAGCGGTTCGGAGTTGCTGCCGGTGCACGACGACGGGCGCGCCGCGGACAATTTCGGTCGCGCCGGAGCGGCCCTCAAGGCGCGGATTTCCGCCACCGAGTTCAAGGTCGGCGAGCTGCTGCCGGACATTCCACTGCTGCGTTATGACGACGGCCGCCTGCTGCCGCAAACCTTCCGCGGGGCCATGCTGGTCTCCCGAGAGATCAGCGGCCTGGGGCTGCAGGCCGGGCAGTACCGTGCCGTCAGCCTGCGCAACTCCTCGGACATGCAGGACCTTTCGGCCTGGGCCGCGCCCGGGGTCAAGTCCGACGGCTTCAACTACGCCGGTGCCGAATACCGCTTCAACCAGCAGCGCACCTTGCTCGGGGTCTGGCATTCGCAGCTGGAGGACATCTACCGCCAGAGCTACTTCAACCTGCTGCACAAGCAACCGCTGGGGGACTGGACCCTGGGGGCGAACCTGGGCTACTTCATCGACCGCGACGATGGCAGCGCGCGTATCGGCCGGGTCGACAGCCACACCGCCTATGGTCTGTTCTCCGCCTCCCGGGCCGGGCACACGCTGTACCTGGGGTTGCAGAAAGTCAGCGGCGACAGCCCCTGGATGTCGGTCTACGGCAGCAGCGGCCGGACCCTGGGCAACGACATGTTCAACGGCAACTTCAGCAACGCCGGCGAGCGTTCGTGGCAGGTGCGTTATGACTATGACTTCGCCGCCTCGGGGATTCCCGGGCTGCTGGCCATGGTGCGCTACGGTCGTGGCGACAGCGCCACCACCAAGGTGGGCAATGACGGCCATGAGTGGGAGCGCGATACCGAGATCGGCTACACCCTGCAGAGCGGCACCTTGAAGAACCTCAGCCTGCGGCTGAACAACGCCACCAACCGACGCAGTTTCAACAGCGACTTCGACCAGACCCGGCTGATTGTCAGCTACCCGCTGTCGCTCTGA